Within the Bacillus oleivorans genome, the region ACCTCAAACGGATTTTATATTTGCAATCATTTCGGAGGAACTTGGATTTATTGGGGGTTCTTTTGTTATTCTTTTGTTTGCCTTATTATTATGGAGAGGCATGCGCATTGCTCTAGGAGCACAAGATTTATACGGCAGCTTTTTAGCGGTTGGGATTATTGCGATGATTGCCATTCAAGTTATGATTAATATCGGTGTTGTCACGGGAATGATGCCTGTAACAGGTATCACACTGCCATTTTTAAGCTATGGCGGTTCATCTCTAACTCTAATGTTAATGGCAATTGGTGTTTTATTAAATGTAAGCAGGTATTCCCGGTATTAAAATGAGTCTGAAGTAACTTTACATTTTAATGACAATCGAAAATCAAGACTACTCTAAATAAAAAAATATAGTAAAATAGAAAAAGCGAGAAGGGGTAAATGATAATTCCTTATTTCTCGCTTTTTATTTTGTACATAAAATGATGTAAAATTGTAGTACAAAAATGATAGTTCCATTATTCTAAGAATATATGACTGATTAAAATATTCATGATATACCTTTCACAGTGTAGAATGATTGCCGTATGATAACTATAGGCGTATGTTCTATAGTAAATGAAGAATGATTTAATAACAAATGGATACTCAGCTGTTTTTTATATATGATACAAGCTTGTTATGAGGTGAAAGTTGATGAAACTACTAGATGAATTAAAGGCACTCGAGGTTGGAAATGTAAAAATAGATGAACCAATGTCAAAGCATACAACTATAAAAATTGGGGGACCGGCAGAAATTTTTATTGAACCGTCCAACGTAGAAGCTCTAAATAAGATTATGGAAGTGATACAGAAGCATAAATCCCCTTGGAGAGCAATAGGAAGGGGATCTAATCTGTTAGTCAAAGATGGCGGAATCGAAGGAGTAGTAATTAAGCTGGGCAAGGGTGTTGACCGGCTGGAGTGGTTAGACGACCAAACGATTCAAGTAGGGGGAGGCTTCTCATTAGTTTCACTTGCGACTCAGCTGAGCCGAAATGGCTTACACGGGATTCAATTTGCTGGGGGAATCCCAGGTTCGGTCGGCGGAGCTGTTTACATGAATGCTGGGGCCCATGGATCTGATATTTCGCAAATTTTAGTGAAAGCACGGATTTTGTTTGAGGATGGCACGATTGAGTGGCTTTCTAATGAGGAAATGGAATTTTCATATAGAACTTCTGTGCTGCAAACGAAACGCCCAGGTATTGTCCTTGAAGCCGTTTTTCGATTAGTAGAAGGGTGTAAAGATCAGGCTCTCGAAGAAATGAAAAAATATAAGGACTACAGAAGAGACACACAGCCTTGGAGTTCTCCATGCGCTGGAAGTATTTTTAGAAATCCATTACCTAATTATGCCGGAAAGCTTGTCGAGGAGGCAGGATTAAAAGGACACCGTATTGGCGGTGCTCAAATTTCTGAGCTGCATGGAAACTTTATCGTAAATACAGGAAATGCAACGGCCGAGGATGTATTAGCCCTCATTCAGCATGTTAAGGATACGATCTATGATAAATTTAAAATCCGGATGGAAACAGAGGTTGAAATAATCGGTAAAAAGTAGGGGATATTACGTTTCATTCATGAATCCCTATGTTATAATTTTTTCATAACCAGGATGTGACAAGTGTAACGGCACACTGCTTGTGCCGTTGCTTTCTTGTTTTTAATAAATAGAAGTTTTATTGATTTATTCATACCTAATGAGGTGGTACCGTGGATAAGTCCAAGGTTGTTTCTTTAGAAGATCGGATCCCGAAAATCAAGAAGGAAAGAAGAAGAAAAGCTAATAGAAAAATTATTTTTATAATCTTGATGTTTTTCTTGCTGATTGGATGTATTATTTACTTTCAATCCCCATTAAGTCATGTTCAAACGATCGAAGTAAATGGAAACGACCATGTAAAGGAAGCGGAAATCGTTACCCAATCCGGTTTATCTGCAAATGTGAATATATGGAGTTTAGATGAATCCGAAATTGCGAATAAAATCAGAGAAATCGATCAAATTCAAAACGCGTCTGTTTCGATAAAATGGCCCAATGATGTTTCGATTGAGGTTTCTGAGTGGAGAAGGGTTGCTTATTATAAAAAAGACCTTGAGTTTTTCCCTATTCTAGAGAACGGGGAAATGCTTAAGGAAAAAGAAGCATCTATCCCGGTGCATGCTCCCATCCTTTTTGAATTTGATGGCGGACAGGCCTTAGAAAAGATGGTACAGGAATTGATTAAGCTTCCTCAAGAAGTTGTCAGGTCAATATCTGAAATTTATTTCACCCCAACTGATAATGATCCATATTCTCTTACAGTCTATATGAATGATGGATTTGAGGTAAAAGCTACAATCCGCACTTTTTCGAAAAAGATGGTTCATTATCCATCTATTGCCAGCCAGTTGGACCCTTCGATAAAAGGCTATGTTGATTTGACGGTGGGGGCCTATTTCAGACCATACGAAACAGCCGAAACAGATGAAGAGGACCAAGAATTAGTCTTGGATGAAAATGAAGAAAGTCTTGAGGGGAATGATGAAGAAGTTGAAAGTGAAGGGTAGGTATGTCATTATTTCTCTGGTTACTTTAGTATTAGGATACATATTGGCTTTTTCATATGACCAAACCCAAAACAAGCGTGAGACTGTTCCGATAACATCGGATCAATGGGGACGGGAGCTCGACTTAAGAAATGAGTTAGTTGAACTGGAAGAAGCCAATCGAAAGCTGCAGCAAGAGTTAGCAGATAAACAAATGCATGTGGTAAATATAGAAGAGGAATTGTCTAACAAGGCGATTGTATACTCTAATTTGGCAGAGGAAATTCAAAAGTACCGGATGTTTCTCGGGAAAATAAAAGTAGAAGGCTCAGGTGTTCAAGTTACACTTGAAGATTCCAATTATAATCCAAGCACAGATAACATAAGTGATTATATTGTCCATGAACAGCAAGTTTTCCGGGTCATTAGCGAATTATATGTTTCAGGTGCTCAGGCGGTAGCGGTAAATGGTCAGAGGCTCAAGGCTGATTCGTATATTGTTTGTGACGGTCCGGTTATTACAGTCGACGGAAAGCAATTTAATGCGCCATTTGTGATTTCGGCCATTGGTGATTCAGATACCCTGTTTTCAGCGTTGAACTTAAATGGCGGTGTAATTGATGTGTTAGCTTCGGAAAATATCGTCGTAACTCTAGAAAAAGCAGATCATATCGTAATGGAGCCAATTCTCGGCAGCTGATTTTTAGCCTATTTTAGTTACAAGCGTTCACATAAAATGAAGGATGATCATTTTGAAGAAGAGTATGATTATTTTTTCACTTGTCACCCTCTTAATCGGTTTTATGGTTGCAATTCAATTCAGAACTATTCAAGAGCCGGTACAAAGGGATACAAGGGATACTTGGGAAGTACGCGAACTTATTATTCAGGAAAAAGAATTGCAATCTGAACTGATTCGTGAGATCAGACAGATTGAAGAAAAATTAGCACAATATGAAGAAACTCAAGCGCAGGATGAACTGGAAGTGCTAAACACCACTTTAGATGAATTTAAAGTTGAAGCAGGTTTAACTGAATACTCTGGTCCTGGACTAATTATTTCAATCACACCTTATTTTCAAGGGATTGACCTTGGTCAGGAAGCCGTTGTATTAACGCCCGAACTGTTAAAAAAGCTTATTAATGAATTATATATGTACGGTGCTGAACATATTTCCATCCAAGGGCAAAGATTAATCAGTACATCTGTAATCAGGGATATAAATAACGAGACAAAAGTTGACGGCCTGCCTCTTAATCGATTCCCGATTGAGATTAAACTCGTTGCAGAAAACGAAGAACTGGCTGAAAAAGTGTATAACCGAATTCAAGCCTCCAACCTGGAGGATGAGTTTTTTGTAGAAGATCTTAGATTTTCGGTTTCGAATGTAATGGATGAAGTAGAGCTGCCAGCTTATCTCGATTCGATTGAGATAGGAAATATGAAGCCTGCTGAGGAATAAGGAGGACTAAACGTATGTGGCTTCCCCTATTTGGTCTTATTGCTGGGGTAGTACTTGGTTTTTTAACAGACATCAAAATACCGGAAGAATACTCTAATTATCTATCAATTGCGGTTCTGGCAGCTCTGGATACTTTATTCGGAGGAATCCGTGCACATCTGCAGAATGTGTATGATGAAAAGGTGTTTGTGTCTGGATTTTTTTTCAATATTATCCTTGCTGCAAGTTTAGCTTTTCTAGGTGTCCATCTTGGTGTAGACTTGTATTTAGCAGCTATATTTGCGTTTGGTGTCCGACTATTCCAAAATATTGCAGTGATTAGACGGATACTCATCAATAATTGGACAAGCAGACATGAAAAAAAAGAAAAAATTTAAATTGTTGTAGAGGGAAATTCCAT harbors:
- a CDS encoding DUF881 domain-containing protein, translating into MIILKKSMIIFSLVTLLIGFMVAIQFRTIQEPVQRDTRDTWEVRELIIQEKELQSELIREIRQIEEKLAQYEETQAQDELEVLNTTLDEFKVEAGLTEYSGPGLIISITPYFQGIDLGQEAVVLTPELLKKLINELYMYGAEHISIQGQRLISTSVIRDINNETKVDGLPLNRFPIEIKLVAENEELAEKVYNRIQASNLEDEFFVEDLRFSVSNVMDEVELPAYLDSIEIGNMKPAEE
- a CDS encoding cell division protein FtsQ/DivIB encodes the protein MDKSKVVSLEDRIPKIKKERRRKANRKIIFIILMFFLLIGCIIYFQSPLSHVQTIEVNGNDHVKEAEIVTQSGLSANVNIWSLDESEIANKIREIDQIQNASVSIKWPNDVSIEVSEWRRVAYYKKDLEFFPILENGEMLKEKEASIPVHAPILFEFDGGQALEKMVQELIKLPQEVVRSISEIYFTPTDNDPYSLTVYMNDGFEVKATIRTFSKKMVHYPSIASQLDPSIKGYVDLTVGAYFRPYETAETDEEDQELVLDENEESLEGNDEEVESEG
- a CDS encoding DUF881 domain-containing protein encodes the protein MKKLKVKGRYVIISLVTLVLGYILAFSYDQTQNKRETVPITSDQWGRELDLRNELVELEEANRKLQQELADKQMHVVNIEEELSNKAIVYSNLAEEIQKYRMFLGKIKVEGSGVQVTLEDSNYNPSTDNISDYIVHEQQVFRVISELYVSGAQAVAVNGQRLKADSYIVCDGPVITVDGKQFNAPFVISAIGDSDTLFSALNLNGGVIDVLASENIVVTLEKADHIVMEPILGS
- the murB gene encoding UDP-N-acetylmuramate dehydrogenase; translated protein: MMKLLDELKALEVGNVKIDEPMSKHTTIKIGGPAEIFIEPSNVEALNKIMEVIQKHKSPWRAIGRGSNLLVKDGGIEGVVIKLGKGVDRLEWLDDQTIQVGGGFSLVSLATQLSRNGLHGIQFAGGIPGSVGGAVYMNAGAHGSDISQILVKARILFEDGTIEWLSNEEMEFSYRTSVLQTKRPGIVLEAVFRLVEGCKDQALEEMKKYKDYRRDTQPWSSPCAGSIFRNPLPNYAGKLVEEAGLKGHRIGGAQISELHGNFIVNTGNATAEDVLALIQHVKDTIYDKFKIRMETEVEIIGKK
- a CDS encoding small basic family protein; its protein translation is MWLPLFGLIAGVVLGFLTDIKIPEEYSNYLSIAVLAALDTLFGGIRAHLQNVYDEKVFVSGFFFNIILAASLAFLGVHLGVDLYLAAIFAFGVRLFQNIAVIRRILINNWTSRHEKKEKI